GCGAACTGGCGCCCCCGGAGGCATCATGAACCTGAGAATCGTCGACCACCCCGCCAAAGAGGCCGCGGCGCACAAGCGCAATCCCGGCTTCCCGCTCGATCTGGACTGGGTCGAACGCATCCGCATGAACCGCTCGGCGCTCGAGCGGCGCGCGGCGACCATCGGCACGCGGCGCACGGTCAAGAAGGACTGGCAGGTGGCCTGGCTTCTCAAGGCCATCACCTTCATCGACCTGACGACGCTCAATTCCGACGACACGCCCGGGCGCGTGGAACGGCTCTGCGCCAAGGCGCGCCATCCGCTGCGCCAGGATATCGTGGATGGCCTGGGCGTGGGCGAGCTCGACATCCATCCGGGTGCCGTCTGCGTCTACCACACCTTCGTCAAGACCGCGGTCAAGGCGCTCGAAGGCACCAATATCCCGGTGGCCGCCGTCTCCACCGCCTTCCCGCACGGCCTCGCGCCCTTCGAGACCAAGGTCAAGGAGATCGAGGCGTCCGTGGCCGATGGCGCCAGGGAGATCGACATCGTCATCGAGCGCGGCATGGTGCTGCGCGGAGACTGGCAGGCCCTCTATGACGAGGTCCGCGCCTTCCGCAAGGCATGTGGGGACGCCCATATCAAGACCATCCTGGGCACGGGCGAACTGGCGACGCTGACCAATGTCGCCAAGGCCTCGCTCGTCTGCATGCTGGCCGGCGCCGATTTCATCAAGACCTCGACCGGCAAGGAAAAGGTCAATGCGAACCTGCCCACTTCGCTCGCCATGATCCGCATGATCCGCTGGTTCCACGAGGAGACCGGCATCGAGATCGGCTACAAGCCGGCCGGCGGCATTTCGACGGCCAAGGCGGCGCTCGACTACATGGCGCTGATGAAGGAAGAACTGGGCACCCATTGGCTGCAGCCGCACCTCTTCCGCTTCGGTGCCTCCTCGCTCCTGACCGATATCGAGCGCCAGCTCGAACACAATCTTACGGGCCATTACGCGGCGGATTACCGCCAGCCGATGGTCTGAGCTTTTTCTGAGGGACCCCGCCTCGAGTGCGGGACAGGAAGATGAACAAAATCGCGCAGATCTTTGAAACCCTCGAATACGGCCCGGCGCCTGAAAGCGCGCAGCCCGCGCTCGATTGGCTCAAGGCCCATGACGGCATATTCGGCCATTTCATCAATGGCGCCTGGACCAAGCCGGGCAAGACCTTCTCGTCGGACAACCCGGCCAATGGCCAGAGCCTGGCGCAGGTCAGCGAAGGCACCGCCGAGGACGTGGACAAGGCGGTCAAGGCCGCACGCGCCGCGTTCAAGTCGTGGTCGGCGCTTTCCGGCTACGAACGGGCAAAATATCTCTATGCCATAGCGCGGCTGGTGCAGAAGCATTCCCGGCTCTTCGCCGTGCTCGAATCCCTCGACAACGGCAAGCCGATCCGCGAGAGCCGCGATATCGACATTCCGCTCGTCGCCCGCCATTTCTACCACCATGCCGGCTGGGCGCAGCATCGCGACCGCGAATTCCCCGGCCAGGTGCCCTATGGCGTCTGCGGCCAGATCATCCCGTGGAACTTTCCGCTGCTGATGCTGGCCTGGAAGATCGCGCCGGCCCTCGCCGCGGGCAATACCGTGGTGCTCAAGCCCGCCGAATTCACCTCGCTCACCGCCCTCCTCTTCGCCGAGATCTGCGAGAAGGCCGGGCTGCCCAAGGGCGTGGTCAATATCGTCACCGGCTTCGGCGATACCGGGCAGGCCATCGTCGCCCATCCCGATATCGACAAGATCGCCTTTACCGGCTCGACCGAAGTGGGCAAGGCCATCCGCGCCGCCACGGCCGGCACCGGCAAGGGCCTCTCGCTCGAGCTGGGCGGCAAGAGCCCCTATATCGTCTTCGAGGATGCCGATATCGACAGCGCCATCGAGGGGCTGGTCGATGCCATCTGGTTCAACCAGGGCCAGGTCTGCTGCGCGGGTTCGCGCCTGCTCATCCAGGAATCGATCGAGGACCGCTTCATCGCCAAGCTCAAGAAGCGCATGGCGAGCCTGCGGGTCGGCGATCCGCTCGACAAGGCCATCGATATCGGCGCGCTGGTGGCGCCGGTGCAGGTCGAGCGCGTGCGCGATCTCGTCAAGAAAGGCGCCGCCGAAGGCGCCCAGGTCTACGAGCCCGATTTCGACATTCCCGGCGGCGGGTGCTTCCTCAAGCCGACGCTCATCACCAATGTCTCCCCGAGCCATACCGTGGTGACCGAGGAAATCTTCGGGCCCGTGCTGGTGGCCATGAGCTTCCGTACGCCCGAAGAGGCGGTGGCGCTGGCCAACAACACCCGCTACGGGCTCGCCGCCACGATCTGGAGCGAGAACATCAATCTCGCCCTCGATATCGCCCCCAAGATCAAGGCGGGCGTGGTCTGGATCAACGGCACCAACAATTTCGACGCGGCCGTCGGCTTCGGCGGCTACAAGGAATCCGGGTTCGGCCGCGAAGGCGGCAAGGAAGGCATGGGCGTATACATGAAGCCCGCCTGGGAAAAGGACCTGAAGCCGGTAGCGGCCGCCAAGGCCGTTCCGGCCAAGCCGGCCAACCCGCTCGATGGCGGCGACAGCATCGACCAGACCGCCAAGATGTATATCGGCGGCAAGCAGGCCCGCCCCGACAGCGGCTATTCGCGCCCGGTCCATGGCCCCGGCGGCAACCTCGTGGGCGAAGTCGGCGACGGCAACCGCAAGGACATCCGCAATGCCGTCGAGGCGGCACGGGCCGCGCTCGGCTGGGGCAATGCCTCGGCGCACAATCGCAGCCAGGTGCTCTATTTCCTCGCCGAGAACCTTCAGTATCGCCGCGCCGAATTCGCCGCCCGCATCAGGGAGCAGACGGGCGAAAAGGGCGAAGCCGAGGTCGATGCCGCGGTCGAGCGGCTCTTCGCCTTTGCCGGCTGGGCCGACAAGTATGACGGCGCCGTCCACAACCCGCCGCTGCGGGCCATCGCCGCCGCCATGGTCGAGCCGATCGGCGTCCTCGCCATCGTCGCTCCGCCCACGCGCCCGCTCCTCGGCTCGGTCGCCCTCCTCGCGCCGGCACTCGCCATGGGCAACCCGGTCGTCCTCGTCCCTTCGGACAAGGCACCGCTCTCGGTGACCGACCTCTACCAGGTCCTCGAAACCTCCGACGTGCCCTCGGGCGTGGTCAACATCGTCACCGGCGACAGCGCCGTGCTCGCCAGGACCCTCGCCGAACACGACGGCGTCGACGCCATGTGGTATTTCGGCGATGCCGCCGGCTCGACGATGGTCGAGAAGGCCTCCACCGGCAACCTCAAGCAAACCTGGACCAGCCGCGGCCTCAACTACGACCTCGCCGATACCGGCAGGTTCGAGGGCGACTATTTCCTGAGACGGGCAACGCAGGTGAAGAACGTCTGGGTGCCGTATGGGGCGTAAAAGCCTCTGATCAGCCGGCAGGTTTCCCTCCCCGCTGCGGGGAGGGGCAGGGGTGGGGTAGTCATGTCTATCGAGCGAGCCAAGTCTCTCCGATCACAATCCTCGCCGGCCGAACGCCGGATGTGGCGGATGCTCGAACCCTTCCGCACCGGCGGCTACCATTTCCGCAAGCAGGTGCCGATCGGCCCCTACTATGCCGACATGGCCTGTCATCACGCCCAGCTCGTGATCGAGGTCGATGGCGACACTCATTTTGACGATCGTGGCCTGCGCCACGACGCGGCGCGAGACGCGTTTCTGTCGCGTGAAGGCTACACGGTACTCCGCTTCACCAACCTCGAAGTCCTGCGCAATCCCGATGGCGTCTATGACGTCGTTTCGACCTATCTGGCGGGTCGACCCAAGAGTCCCAAATACCTGGCCACCCCCTCCCTGGCCCTCCCCACAAGGGGGAGGGTGGAGCGCGTTGCCGGCTCCACTCCAAACGCCGAATCCGGATCTCCTGCCGAACTCTCACAACCCGCACCCACCCTCCCCCGTGTGGGGAGGGCTAGGGAGGGGGAAAGCCTCAAGCTCAAACCATGACCCTCCTCCCCCAGGAATTCATCGCCCGCAAGCGCGATAACCTCCCCCTCGCCCAGGCCGATATCGCCCGTTTCATCTCCGGCCTTGTCGATGGCTCCGTCTCGCCCGCCCAGGCTGCCGCCTTCGCCATGGCGGTCTATTTCAACGACATGAGCCTCGATGAACGCGTGGCGCTGACCCTTGCCATGCGCGACAGCGGCACCGTGCTCGACTGGTCGGACCTCCCCGGCCCCGTAGCCGACAAGCATTCGACCGGCGGGGTGGGCGACAACGTTTCCCTCATGCTCGCCCCGATCCTTGCCGCCTGCGGCGTCTTCGTGCCGATGATCTCGGGGCGCGGGCTGGGGCATACCGGCGGCACGCTCGACAAGTTCGATTCCATTCCCGGCTACACCACCAACCCCGACAACACATTGTTCCGCAAGGCGGTCAGGGCCGCAGGCTGCGCCATTATCGGGCAGACGGACGACCTGGCTCCGGCCGACCGCACGCTTTATGCCATCCGCGACGTAACGGCGACGGTCGAGAACATCTCGCTCATCACCGCCTCGATCCTCTCCAAGAAACTGGCCGCCGGGCTCGGCGCGCTGGTGCTCGACGTCAAGACCGGCTCGGGCGCCTTCATGCCGACGCTCGAAAAATCGACGGCCCTCGCCGAAAGCCTCGTCTCGGTGGCGAACGGGGCCGGCCTCAAGACTGGGGCGCTCATCACCGACATGAACGAGCCGCTGGCTTCGGCTGCCGGCAATGCGCTCGAAATGCGCAATGCCGTCGAATTCCTCGACGGCACCCATCAGGACCCGCGCCTGCGCGAGGTCACACTGGCGCTCTGCGCCGCCGTGCTCGAAATCACCGGCATGGCCGGTGCCGATGCGGCGCGTGAGAAGGTCGAACGGGCGCTGGACAGCGGCGCGGCCGCCGAACGCTTCGGCATCATGGTGGCCGAACTGGGTGGGCCGGCCGATTTCGTCGAGAATTTCGCGAGCTATCTCACCCCCGCGCCACTCGTACGCGATATCCCCGCGCCCGCCGACGGCGTGGTGACCGCCATCGATACGCGTGGCGTCGGCATGGGCGTCGTCGCCCTTGGCGGGGGCCGCACGCGGCCGACCGATACGATCGATCACGCGGTGGGTTATGACCGTATCGTCGGGATCGGCGAAACGGTTTCGCGCGGGCAGCCGCTGGGGCGCGTCCATTGCCGGAGCGAGGCCGATTTCGCCGAGGCCGAACGGCGGTTCCTTGCCGCCTATTCGTTCGGCGAGGCGGCGCAGACCCATCCCCTGATTGCCGGACGGATCCTACCGGGAGGACATGCCTGATGCCGCGCGTGATACTTGCAGTGCTCGATTCCTTCGGCATCGGCGGCGCACCCGACGCCGAGGCCTATGGCGACGAGGGCGCCAATACGCTCGGCCATATCGCCGAGACGGCAGCCAAGGGCGGCGCGGATCGCGCGGGCCTGCGGCAGGGCCCGCTCATCCTCCCCAATCTCGATGCCCTCGGCCTGGGCGCCGCCGCGGCGCTCTCTGCGGGCAAGATCCCGCCCGGGCTCTCGGCCATCGCGGCCGGCGGCCGGTTCGGCGTCGGACGCGAGGTCTCGAAGGGCAAGGATACGCCCTCGGGCCATTGGGAGATCGCCGGCGTGCCGGTGCCTTTCGACTGGGGCTATTTCCCGCAGGAAGAGCCGACCTTTCCGCCCGAACTCATCGCCGAATTCGTCAAGCGGGCCGGGCTGCCGGGCATATTGGGCAACAAGCACGCCTCCGGCACGACAATCATCGCCGAGCTGGGTGAGGAGCATATCCGCACTGGCAAGCCCATCTGCTACACCTCGGTCGACAGCGTCTTCCAGATCGCGGCGCATGAAAGCCATTTCGGGCTCGACCGGCTCTACGACATCTGCAGGATCGCGTTCGAACTCACCGAGCCGCTGCGCATCGGGCGCGTCATCGCACGGCCCTTCATCGGGGAGAGCGCGGAAACCTTCAAGCGCACCGGCAACCGCCGCGACTTCGCGATCGCTCCGCCCGAGCCGACCCTGCTCGACCGCGCCGAAGAGGCCGGTCGGCAGGTCTTCGCCATCGGCAAGATTTCCGACATCTATGCCGGCCATGGCGTGACCCACAAGCTCAAGGCGACGGGCAACATGGCGCTCTTCGACCGCACGCTCGAAGCCATGGAAATGGCGGCGGACGGAGCGCTCATCTTCGTCAATTTCGTCGATTTCGACCAGGAATACGGCCATCGCCGCGACGTGGCCGGTTATGCCGGCGCGCTCGAGGCCTTCGATCACCGCATCCCCGAGATCATCGCCAAGATGCAGCCGCAGGATCTTCTCATCCTCACGGCCGACCACGGCAACGATCCGACCTGGAAAGGCTCGGACCATACGCGCGAGCAGGTGCCGATCATGGTCTTTTCCCCAAGCCTGTCGCGGGGCGAGATTGGCATTCGCAAAACCTTCGCCGATATTGGCGAGAGCGCGGCCCGCTGGCTGGGCTTGCCCCCAGGCCAACACGGCCGATCATTCCTTTGAAAGCGCACACCCGATGAGCAGCGTCACGGTAGTCGATCACCCCCTGATCCAGCACAAGTTGACGATCATGCGGGACAAGGAGACCTCAACCGCCGGCTTCCGGCGGCTGTTGCGCGAGATCGCGCACCTGCTCTGCTACGAGGTCACGCGCGACCTTGAGCTCGAGCTGAAGACGATCGAGACGCCGATCCAGGAAATGCAGGCGCCCACGCTCAAGGGCAAGAAGCTGGTCTTCGCCTCGATCCTGCGCGCGGGCAATGGCCTGCTCGAAGGCATGCTCGACCTCGTGCCGGCGGCGCGCGTCGCCCATATCGGCATCTACCGCGACCACGAAACCCTGCAGCCGGTGGAATATTACTTCAAGGCTCCGTCGAGCCTGGATGACCGGCTGATCATCGTCGTTGACCCGATGCTGGCGACCGCCAACTCGGCCATCGCCGCCGTCGATCGCCTCAAGCGCCGCGGCGCCAACAATTTGCGGTTCCTGTGCCTGCTGGCCGCGCCCGAGGGCGTCGAAAAGTTCACCAAGGCGCATCCGGACGTGCCGGTCTTCACCGCCGCGATCGACGATCACCTCAATGAAAAGGGCTATATCGTGCCCGGCCTGGGCGATGCGGGCGACCGCATGTACGGCACGAAATAGGGGCTAGGGTCCGTACTCAATAAGTCCCGGCGCCCCCAGAGCGCTTATCCCCCCATCCGACAGCTTCCAACGGAAGCGCTGTCCGTCTGCCGCGCCACACCCACTGAACTTCCCCGGCCGAAGAGCCGGGGCCCACGGATTCCTCCACTCGAGTGGGGGGCGGCAGTGGGCCCCGGATCAGGTCCGGGGAAGTCCGGTGGGTGGGGCGGCCATCGCAACCTCATCTGCCGGTGCAATTGCGTACGGACCCCAGGCCCCGGCCTCAGCCGGGGCTCGTCTTGCCGGTTACGCCTTGAGCGGGAAGCCGTAGCTGATGAGCTCGGCGCGCAGGGCTTCGGGCGAGGAGAAGTGGATCGCCTTCATGCCGAACTTGCGGGCGGAGACGACATTGACCTCGTTGTCGTCGATGAAGACGCAGCTTTCCGGGGCGAGGCCGTAGCGTTCGCAGAAGAGGCGATAGATGCGCGGATCGGGCTTGACCAGCCGCTCGAGCCCGGACACCACGACGCCATCGAACTTTTCGAGGAACGGCCATTCGCCCAGGCAACTCACCCACTTCTCCCAGGAGAAATTGGTGATGGCGAAGGTCGGGATCTCGGCTTCGATCAGCTCGTCATGGATGTCGATCGTGCCCTGGAAGAAGCCGTTGAAGGTTTCCTTCCAGCGCAGGTCATAAGCCTGGATTTCGCGCCAATAGCGCGGGAAGCGCGTGATGAGTCGCGCCACGCCTTCCGAATAGATGTCGCCGGCGTCGAATTCGAGATTCCAGTCGCTGGTGCAGATGTTCTCATGAAACCAGCGCGCCTCTTCCTCGGTGGGGAAGAGCTTGCGGAACAGATACATCGGGTTCCAGTCGACGAACACACCGCCAAGGTCGAAGACGGGGATCAGCGTATCATCTGTCATGGGAATTATCCGCAATGCGAGGAATGGTGCCCGGCTATGGCATGGGGGCAGGACCCATGCAAGCCGGTTAGCAGCAGCTGATGGTGCCCGGAAAGCGCGGCAGGTAGAAATTGGTGCGCGAGAGCGGAATGGCCGCGCTGAACACCAGGTTCACCATGGGATGATAGGTGTAGTAGGCCTCGGACACCACAATATCCCTGCCCTTGGCCAGATCGCGCATATGCGGGGAATTCGACATGTCGAATGCCGAGTCCTTTAACCGCGGCGTGGCCGTGGCCGGGTAGGCCTTGCTCCATTTGACCGTGGCATTGCCAGAGGCATCGACCCCGAGCAGGGAGACCACCTGGGTGAGCGGACCGGTCGCCGTCGGTCCCATGGTCGAGGAAGCGGCGCCGAAATAATTGTTGAGCGTCGCCGTCGAAATCGAATCCTTGCTGCGCGCAACGAGGTCGCCCAGCGTGCCGGCAACGGTGGTCACCCGCCGGTCGGTGATGATGAGCTGGCTGGCCTCGATCGAGCCGATATAGAGCAGCAGCAGGATAGGCAGGATGAGCGCGAATTCCACCGCCGCCGCGCCATCTCCGGAGCGGGCAAGACGCGCAACCATCCGGCGCAAGACGCGCATCATTGGAACGGCTCGTTCTTGAAGACGCGGATGGCGCTGAGCAGGCGCGTCCCGTCCGAATAATTGGCGAGGTTGAAGCCACCCAGATTCACGATGGTCGGCCATTTGTAATAGGCCTGAACGCGAACGATCTCGGACGCCTTGCCGGGATCGTAGGACTGGACGAGCTTCCACTCTTCAGGCTTGGCGGGATCGATTGGCGGCGTGATCGTAGCGGCGTTGAAGTCACTGATGACGTCGACCTTGATCTGCAGCTTCGAACAGTCGAACAGACCATAGAGGCCGTTGCAGATAAGACCGCGAAATCCGTCCGCCGACAGCTTGCTGGTTTGCGCCTCCCCGGTCAGGATCTTGCGCGTGCTGTCCTGCACGGCGCTGTCGAGCACCTCGCTGGCGAGAAACACGATGCCCGTTTCCAGGGTCGCCCCGATGAGCACGAAGAAGATCGGCGCAAGAATGCCGAATTCGACCAGCGTGGCGCCGCGTTGATCGCGCGCGAACGCCAGCGCCGGGCGCTTGCCCGCACCAAGGCTCTCTGTCGATCTGGCGACGTCTTTCCGCATGGCCCCCAGCCCAAGTACGCTGGCGGGACACTATCGTTTCGCCGTTTAATCGAAGGTTAGTGGAAACACGCAGATTGCCGCGTGCGCGCACACAGCCTTAACAGATGCCTAATTCTGCACGCCCTTCACAAGCCCGAGCGACTTGGTCTGCTCTTCGGTGAAGGTGGTGGAATCGCCCAGCATCACGGTCGGCGCGCACCTGCTCGGGCACGCATAGGTGAAGCGCGCGCCGGCGTTGAAGACCGTTACGAGGTTCGCCTGGTCCTGGACGACCTCGACCAGCGTATCGGCGATCGGGTTGCCGGTCGCATTGAGAACGATGAGGTTGGTCTGGCCGTAGGACTTGCCGGTGAGCACCAGCGTGAGCGGGTCCTGGATGGTCACGTCCGCCACCGCCGGATTGCCGACGATGACCGTCGAGGCCGGGGAATTGATGCGCAGGACGCGCGCCATGTTGACCTTGACGCTGATCGGCGCGGTGGCGGTATCGACCGCCGCAACCGGCAGCGAGCTGGCCAGGACGGCAACAAGGGCAAGGCTCAGGGTAATACGCGACATGGCCGAACTCGGCTCCCCAATTTTGCCCATAGTGTTACCGGGAATGGTGAATAATTG
The sequence above is a segment of the Paradevosia shaoguanensis genome. Coding sequences within it:
- the deoC gene encoding deoxyribose-phosphate aldolase, with the translated sequence MNLRIVDHPAKEAAAHKRNPGFPLDLDWVERIRMNRSALERRAATIGTRRTVKKDWQVAWLLKAITFIDLTTLNSDDTPGRVERLCAKARHPLRQDIVDGLGVGELDIHPGAVCVYHTFVKTAVKALEGTNIPVAAVSTAFPHGLAPFETKVKEIEASVADGAREIDIVIERGMVLRGDWQALYDEVRAFRKACGDAHIKTILGTGELATLTNVAKASLVCMLAGADFIKTSTGKEKVNANLPTSLAMIRMIRWFHEETGIEIGYKPAGGISTAKAALDYMALMKEELGTHWLQPHLFRFGASSLLTDIERQLEHNLTGHYAADYRQPMV
- a CDS encoding aldehyde dehydrogenase family protein encodes the protein MNKIAQIFETLEYGPAPESAQPALDWLKAHDGIFGHFINGAWTKPGKTFSSDNPANGQSLAQVSEGTAEDVDKAVKAARAAFKSWSALSGYERAKYLYAIARLVQKHSRLFAVLESLDNGKPIRESRDIDIPLVARHFYHHAGWAQHRDREFPGQVPYGVCGQIIPWNFPLLMLAWKIAPALAAGNTVVLKPAEFTSLTALLFAEICEKAGLPKGVVNIVTGFGDTGQAIVAHPDIDKIAFTGSTEVGKAIRAATAGTGKGLSLELGGKSPYIVFEDADIDSAIEGLVDAIWFNQGQVCCAGSRLLIQESIEDRFIAKLKKRMASLRVGDPLDKAIDIGALVAPVQVERVRDLVKKGAAEGAQVYEPDFDIPGGGCFLKPTLITNVSPSHTVVTEEIFGPVLVAMSFRTPEEAVALANNTRYGLAATIWSENINLALDIAPKIKAGVVWINGTNNFDAAVGFGGYKESGFGREGGKEGMGVYMKPAWEKDLKPVAAAKAVPAKPANPLDGGDSIDQTAKMYIGGKQARPDSGYSRPVHGPGGNLVGEVGDGNRKDIRNAVEAARAALGWGNASAHNRSQVLYFLAENLQYRRAEFAARIREQTGEKGEAEVDAAVERLFAFAGWADKYDGAVHNPPLRAIAAAMVEPIGVLAIVAPPTRPLLGSVALLAPALAMGNPVVLVPSDKAPLSVTDLYQVLETSDVPSGVVNIVTGDSAVLARTLAEHDGVDAMWYFGDAAGSTMVEKASTGNLKQTWTSRGLNYDLADTGRFEGDYFLRRATQVKNVWVPYGA
- a CDS encoding endonuclease domain-containing protein — its product is MLEPFRTGGYHFRKQVPIGPYYADMACHHAQLVIEVDGDTHFDDRGLRHDAARDAFLSREGYTVLRFTNLEVLRNPDGVYDVVSTYLAGRPKSPKYLATPSLALPTRGRVERVAGSTPNAESGSPAELSQPAPTLPRVGRAREGESLKLKP
- the deoA gene encoding thymidine phosphorylase, encoding MTLLPQEFIARKRDNLPLAQADIARFISGLVDGSVSPAQAAAFAMAVYFNDMSLDERVALTLAMRDSGTVLDWSDLPGPVADKHSTGGVGDNVSLMLAPILAACGVFVPMISGRGLGHTGGTLDKFDSIPGYTTNPDNTLFRKAVRAAGCAIIGQTDDLAPADRTLYAIRDVTATVENISLITASILSKKLAAGLGALVLDVKTGSGAFMPTLEKSTALAESLVSVANGAGLKTGALITDMNEPLASAAGNALEMRNAVEFLDGTHQDPRLREVTLALCAAVLEITGMAGADAAREKVERALDSGAAAERFGIMVAELGGPADFVENFASYLTPAPLVRDIPAPADGVVTAIDTRGVGMGVVALGGGRTRPTDTIDHAVGYDRIVGIGETVSRGQPLGRVHCRSEADFAEAERRFLAAYSFGEAAQTHPLIAGRILPGGHA
- a CDS encoding phosphopentomutase; amino-acid sequence: MPRVILAVLDSFGIGGAPDAEAYGDEGANTLGHIAETAAKGGADRAGLRQGPLILPNLDALGLGAAAALSAGKIPPGLSAIAAGGRFGVGREVSKGKDTPSGHWEIAGVPVPFDWGYFPQEEPTFPPELIAEFVKRAGLPGILGNKHASGTTIIAELGEEHIRTGKPICYTSVDSVFQIAAHESHFGLDRLYDICRIAFELTEPLRIGRVIARPFIGESAETFKRTGNRRDFAIAPPEPTLLDRAEEAGRQVFAIGKISDIYAGHGVTHKLKATGNMALFDRTLEAMEMAADGALIFVNFVDFDQEYGHRRDVAGYAGALEAFDHRIPEIIAKMQPQDLLILTADHGNDPTWKGSDHTREQVPIMVFSPSLSRGEIGIRKTFADIGESAARWLGLPPGQHGRSFL
- the upp gene encoding uracil phosphoribosyltransferase — its product is MSSVTVVDHPLIQHKLTIMRDKETSTAGFRRLLREIAHLLCYEVTRDLELELKTIETPIQEMQAPTLKGKKLVFASILRAGNGLLEGMLDLVPAARVAHIGIYRDHETLQPVEYYFKAPSSLDDRLIIVVDPMLATANSAIAAVDRLKRRGANNLRFLCLLAAPEGVEKFTKAHPDVPVFTAAIDDHLNEKGYIVPGLGDAGDRMYGTK
- a CDS encoding HAD family hydrolase encodes the protein MTDDTLIPVFDLGGVFVDWNPMYLFRKLFPTEEEARWFHENICTSDWNLEFDAGDIYSEGVARLITRFPRYWREIQAYDLRWKETFNGFFQGTIDIHDELIEAEIPTFAITNFSWEKWVSCLGEWPFLEKFDGVVVSGLERLVKPDPRIYRLFCERYGLAPESCVFIDDNEVNVVSARKFGMKAIHFSSPEALRAELISYGFPLKA
- a CDS encoding TadE/TadG family type IV pilus assembly protein, whose protein sequence is MMRVLRRMVARLARSGDGAAAVEFALILPILLLLYIGSIEASQLIITDRRVTTVAGTLGDLVARSKDSISTATLNNYFGAASSTMGPTATGPLTQVVSLLGVDASGNATVKWSKAYPATATPRLKDSAFDMSNSPHMRDLAKGRDIVVSEAYYTYHPMVNLVFSAAIPLSRTNFYLPRFPGTISCC
- a CDS encoding TadE/TadG family type IV pilus assembly protein, which gives rise to MRKDVARSTESLGAGKRPALAFARDQRGATLVEFGILAPIFFVLIGATLETGIVFLASEVLDSAVQDSTRKILTGEAQTSKLSADGFRGLICNGLYGLFDCSKLQIKVDVISDFNAATITPPIDPAKPEEWKLVQSYDPGKASEIVRVQAYYKWPTIVNLGGFNLANYSDGTRLLSAIRVFKNEPFQ
- a CDS encoding pilus assembly protein N-terminal domain-containing protein, producing MSRITLSLALVAVLASSLPVAAVDTATAPISVKVNMARVLRINSPASTVIVGNPAVADVTIQDPLTLVLTGKSYGQTNLIVLNATGNPIADTLVEVVQDQANLVTVFNAGARFTYACPSRCAPTVMLGDSTTFTEEQTKSLGLVKGVQN